CGCGCCGGTCTTGATCTGCCCGGCATTCGTCGCGACGACGAGGTCGGCAATCGTTACGTCTTCGGTTTCGCCGGAGCGATGCGACACCATCGCCGTCCACCCGGCGCGATGCGCCATTTCAATCGCGTTGAGCGTTTCACTAAGCGAGCCGATTTGATTCAGTTTGATGAGAATTGAATTCGCAACACGCCACGCGATTCCTTTTTGCAAACGTTCGACGTTTGTCACGAACAGGTCGTCGCCGACGAGTTGGGTCTTGTCGCCGATGCGCGTGTTGAGTTGCGCCCAGGTTTCCCAATCGTCCTCGGCGAGACCATCCTCGATGGAGATGATCGGATACTTGTTGACCCAGGATTCCCAGAACGTGACCATCTCCGCACCGGTCAGCACCGCGCCTTCTTTTCGCAAGTTGTACTTGCCATGCTCCGCGTCGAACAATTCGGTCGCGGCAGGATCGAGCGCGAGGAACACCTGCTCGCCCGCTTTGTAGCCGGCTTTGTCAATCGCTTGCAAAATCATTTCGATGGCTTCGGCGTTCGATTTGAGCGCGGGCGCAAAGCCGCCCTCATCGCCGACGTTCGTGCTCAACCCTTTGTCCTTCAACACTTTTTTGAGCGACTGGTAAATTTCGGAACCCCAACGCAATGCTTCGGCGAACGTTGGCGCGCCGGTCGGCGCGATCATGAATTCCTGGAAATCAGTGGACTGCCAATTCGTGTGCGTGCCGCCGTTCAAAATGTTCATCATCGGCACGGGCAAGGTGCGCGCGTGCACGCCGCCGAGATAACGATAGAGCGGGAGGCGTTGCGAATCCGCCGCCGCGTGCGCGATTGCAAGACTGACGCCGAGAATCGCGTTTGCGCCGAGGTTGCCCTTGTTCGGCGTGCCGTCGAGACTGAGGAGCACCGCGTCAAGCGCCTCTTGTTCGCGCGCGTCCCAGCCGACCAGTTCGTCGGCAATGACGGTGTTGATGTTGTTGACTGCTTTTAGAACACCTTTGCCGCCAAATCGTTGCTTGTCGCCGTCGCGCAGTT
The nucleotide sequence above comes from Chloroflexota bacterium. Encoded proteins:
- the eno gene encoding phosphopyruvate hydratase, with the translated sequence MALIEEIVAREILDSRGNPTVEVEVSLEDGAFGRAAVPSGASTGAHEALELRDGDKQRFGGKGVLKAVNNINTVIADELVGWDAREQEALDAVLLSLDGTPNKGNLGANAILGVSLAIAHAAADSQRLPLYRYLGGVHARTLPVPMMNILNGGTHTNWQSTDFQEFMIAPTGAPTFAEALRWGSEIYQSLKKVLKDKGLSTNVGDEGGFAPALKSNAEAIEMILQAIDKAGYKAGEQVFLALDPAATELFDAEHGKYNLRKEGAVLTGAEMVTFWESWVNKYPIISIEDGLAEDDWETWAQLNTRIGDKTQLVGDDLFVTNVERLQKGIAWRVANSILIKLNQIGSLSETLNAIEMAHRAGWTAMVSHRSGETEDVTIADLVVATNAGQIKTGAPARSERVAKYNQLLRIEQELGEAAVYAGRNAFKKI